A DNA window from Longimicrobium sp. contains the following coding sequences:
- a CDS encoding class I SAM-dependent methyltransferase: MKKFRTEAEQQVGPAIARIFEACPDPVDIKLENFPKYVRRQHLKRFLAMYEIFRLVLPVKGSVVECGVFKGFGTMSWAKLSAMLEPENLTRRIYGFDTFAGFPSVHEKDATAVADVVPGGLFADSHDELQALVAEYDRDRFLGHIDKVHLVKGDVVETIPRFIEQHPHLVVSLLFLDMDLYEPTRAAIEHFVPRMPKGAVIAFDELDNPMWPGETLALVESLGMGRLELRRLEWDPYISWAVIG; this comes from the coding sequence TCCCGACCCCGTCGACATCAAGCTCGAGAACTTTCCCAAGTACGTCAGGCGCCAGCACCTGAAGCGCTTCCTGGCCATGTACGAGATCTTCAGGCTCGTGCTGCCGGTGAAGGGAAGCGTGGTGGAGTGCGGGGTGTTCAAGGGCTTCGGGACCATGAGCTGGGCCAAGCTGTCGGCCATGCTCGAGCCCGAGAACCTGACGCGCCGGATCTACGGCTTCGACACCTTCGCGGGCTTTCCCAGCGTGCACGAGAAGGACGCCACGGCGGTCGCCGACGTGGTGCCCGGGGGATTGTTCGCCGACAGCCACGACGAGCTGCAGGCGCTGGTGGCCGAGTACGACCGCGACCGCTTCCTGGGGCACATCGACAAGGTGCACCTGGTGAAGGGCGACGTGGTGGAGACCATCCCGCGCTTCATCGAGCAGCATCCGCATCTCGTGGTCTCGCTGCTCTTCCTGGACATGGACCTGTACGAGCCCACCAGGGCGGCCATCGAGCACTTCGTCCCGCGCATGCCGAAGGGGGCGGTGATCGCCTTCGACGAGCTCGACAACCCCATGTGGCCGGGCGAGACGCTGGCGCTGGTCGAGAGCCTGGGGATGGGGCGGCTGGAGCTGCGCCGGCTGGAGTGGGACCCCTACATCTCCTGGGCGGTGATCGGGTGA